The Cryptococcus gattii WM276 chromosome K, complete sequence genome contains the following window.
AATGCAGATTGCAGTAGGTGACATCACATCCCTAGCATGAAACACGAAAAGGAACGATGTGATGTTCATATTCCAGCAATCAGCGCTCAGCTTGTATCATTCAAGAATCATCAGAATTATGGTCAATTAAATCGGCtaacaagaagaaggatgggcGGGTGTATCGGTTAGCCACCAGGAATACGTAGAAATTAACGAAATGTCGTAATACCAGATATGTAGGTAATTCCAGGGTCGTCACTCCCACCCCGAACGTACTACCGTTCGCTGGCAATGGAATCAATTCCGAGTGCCTGACGACAATGACGGATAGTTTCCGCCGACTGAGATCGGGGAATGCTTAGGTGGTTCAGCACAGATGCTGTTCGTCTCTCACAGTTCGATCAGCATTTTCTTTCCTTACCGCTATCACTCCCTTCCAAAATAAACCGAATTTTATAGACAACCTACTCTACCTTTTATATCCAAGGCTTAACTCATCGCCGAGCATAGCCTAGCCGGGTGGACCAGTCCCCAAAACCCCAGAATAGGAATCCGCGATCGAGGTCGTGTAGCGATGGCGTGTGGCCCTCTTTCAAACACTTCCATGTGCGTCGCCTTACATTTTCAGTAGCGTGTACCGACAGTGGTTGACTTATTCCTTTTGCGCCCTGCAGATCTAAAAATGTCTGATAATTCCACATCTCCCACCCAACCGGCCAACTCAGTCCGCGCTACCTACCAACCACAATCCAAGCGTCCTTCACCTTCTCAATCAGTAGCGATGCCCGCAGCCCCCAGCTTCCATCAACACGATCGTCAAAATAATTCCACTGAAGATTGTGGATCTAGCAGAACCATCGTTCCACCGGCGGCGTCGTCGGCTGGGCCACTCAGCCCCGGCATTCCATCTGAAAGCTTCGTTTTTCCTATACGATCTGTGTTTCAGGGCATGGTTCATTCTGACTCATCAAATTCGATGATAGATGGCCATTGCCAACGAAATCAAGATAGCTTACAGCGCTCAATTTCCAACAACTCAAATCCATTACGGTCGTCGGCTTTCTCTGATGCTCGTCGCCTTTCTACAGATGCGGCGGAGTCTTTACATGATGAGCCAGATGCCGATATTCAAACGATTGCTCAAATGTTACAGCAGGATAAGGATACTTCCCTTAAAAGAAAAGGCAAACAACAGCCAGGTGTGGTGACTTTTGTGGGCAAAGCCGAAAGAGACCGTAGCGGGTCAGGTGGGAGGAAAATTTTGGGAACTTTTTCGCCTGATGCGTCTGGCCATCTAGGAAATCTCGCATCTATGAATACCAACAGCGATTCTGAACACCGGAAACAACAAGATGCCCCTGACTCTCCTCGTTTTGGGGAAGGACTAAATGATAGCCTCGAGTTGTCGCATGAGAGCGGCCGGGCTGTACAGCAAGGGGCACAAACAGATTTGCCTACAACGGTGCAACGTTCTTCAACCCTCGAGGGCAAGATTCCGACGTCTGGCCACATGGAAACCTCTTTTTCCAACCATCTTCACTTCCCGCCAGAGCATTATTCTGGTCAGCGCGAACGACGATTCTCAACCGTTAACAAAGTCAACCCACCTTCGCGTAACTCACCGTCCCATCTGGCAGATACATCTCATCCACCAAATCCTGAAATGCAACATCCTCTACCTCAACATAATACTCAGCGGCAGCATTTACAAACGGCAGAAAAGAATAAGCGTACGAGCAGCCATGGTTCTAGGACTTCACTCGAGGTTGACGAGTCTGGTATGCGATCACTTATTAGTGATATGAGTGGCATCGTTCTTCTTGGTGAAGCGGGCTCATTGAGTTCCATGGGCGGTTCTGGCGCTTCTGGCTTCAAAGGTATCATTGGTGGTAGCGGGACGACAGGAACGGGCGATAGCGCCTCGATAGGTAGTGCGCATGCGACTGGTAGTCGTGGACAAGGTGATGAGAGGCAACCAACAAGTACCAGTCTAGCTGCGCAACATCGTCATAAAAGGCAGGCGAGTCGACAGGATTCTGTGCGGAGCTTCATTCGATCACAGGCGTGCACGACAAACCTCCAGGACCCCAATGCGCCCACTCCCTCACCTATGCCTAGTAGTTCCCATCTTCCAGGAGATAGCCAGGATATAGCTGTGTCTATGGAGGATAGCGCAAATAATGAGAAGCTACGAGAGCAGCaacaggaagaggaagaagcaagaGAAGACGGAAACGAGGAGAATGAGCAGGTGGGACAGCCCGTCACTGCTGCCGAGGATGCTGATGAACCTGCTGTCACCATGCGTTTCGAGCACGTCGCAACTGAAGAAGGACATCACATCGTCGCTGGGCGAGAGGGCAAGTTGAGGAGATGTCAGGATGAGCCGATCACGACGCCGGGTGCTGTGCAAGGGTTTGGTGTGTTAATGGTGTTAGAAGAGGATTATGAGACGGGTAACCTAGCGATTTGCCAGGTTTCTGAGGTAAGGACCTTTGTTACAGTTATGTGAATCTGCGAGCTCAGCGCTAACGATGAACCACAGAATTCAACCGAGATATTAGGTTTGTCGCCCAAGTATCTGTTCAAGCTTGATTGCTTTACGCGATTACTGTCATTAGACCAGGAGACTATTCTTCGCGACACTCTTGAATACCTGCCCGAAAGCTGCGGTGAATCAAATAACGTTGAAGATAGCGGTCCCTCAATATTCCTATTATCCGGATATGGTGAACCAGGGAGCGATGTCAAAGAAGATGGCATTGTAGGTGATCCCGAGGCTGAAGTGAGATCTATTCCGTCAAGTGCTGGTGGCAAGAGAAAAGAATGGACTTGCTGGGTTGCGGCGCATAGGCCAGAGCACCGAGGCTGGAACAAGGTGGACGAAAAGGGAGAACCGCTTCCACCTCCAGACTGGATCATTCTTGAGTTTGAGCTCGAGCGAGACGTCTACAACCCCCTCGTACACCCCTCCGAGAACGCCAAAATATCCACAGCTACCGCAGACTCTACTTCGCAATCACTCAATCCTGAATCTGCAGCAGCGCCCGCCTTTGCATCGGGTTCCAATCCTAACACGAACACTCTCAGCGCAAGTACTCGGTCCGGTGAGCGCGCACTTGACAGTCTCGCGAGCACTCTTGCAAGAGATAGAGTCGGCGTCCCCGCTGGATTAGGCTCTGGCGCATCGAGCTCCGATGCATCGCCTCCAGATTCAGGTTCATCGACCAGTGATTTGACCAGAGTTCCAGAACAAGAAGAACGTATGGGTCTCGATGGGCTCGAGATGCACATCCCACTGGAAAAGATTCTGCAAAGCACTACCAACCACGCTAGTCCTCTTCGTGCATTGGAGAGAATGAGAGGCACCGCTAATCATGCGTCGAATGAAACTCGATCACGGGAACGAGGGCGAgggcgaggaggaagacAAAGACCTATcaggaggaagagtggTGGAACGGGTGCAATGGATATCTTTGCCGTACTCGGCCAGATCAACGATCAACTTGGTACTGCTCCCGACCTCGACACTTTCCTCAAAGTTGCCGTCGGCCTTATGCAAGATATTTGCGGCTTCCATCGTGTTCTCATCTACCAATTCGACGAACAGATGAATGGTTTGGTCGTGTCAGAGCTTGTAGAGTGGGGAAAGACAACCGACCTGTACATGGGTTTAAGATTCCCTGCCACAGATATTCCACCGCAAGCGAGAGAGTTGTATAAGATCAACAAGGTTAGGATGCTGTATGATAGAAGTCAAACTACAGCGAGAATAGTTTTGAGAAACAAGGAGGATCTGGATCAGCCACTGGACATGACACATTGCTATTTGCGAGCTATGAGTCCAATCCACTTGAAGTGTACGTGACTAATATTACGTGGACAGCCAGATGCTGATAATATTAGACCTCGGAAACATGAGCGTGCGATCTTCCATGTCTGTCTCCATCATGGCATTTGGTCAGCTCTGGGGTTTAATCGCCTGTCACTCATATGGTCAACATGGTATGCGAGTGTCTTTCCCTGTCAGGCAGATGCTTCGTATCCTTTCCGACTCTATCTCAAGAAACATCGAAAGGTTGAGTTATGCTCAGAGACTGCGTACCAGAAAGCTTGTGAGTTCACTCGTGATTGTTGAAATATTTCTTGCTGATTACTCGTAGATCTCTACAGTCCCCGATCGGTCCCACCCTACAGGTTATATTATCTCCAACGCAGGTGACTTACTGCAAATTTTTGGGGCGGATGCAGGATTGTTGGTCATTGGTGACGGGTGCAAGCTCCTTGGGCGGTGAGTGGAATACATTCGAACTCGTGATTAGACACTGATTTCAATAGTACTGAGCAAGGTCAAGCGATGCTGGCTATTGCTGA
Protein-coding sequences here:
- a CDS encoding Bacteriophytochrome histidine kinase, putative (Similar to TIGR gene model, INSD accession AAW46396.1), translating into MSDNSTSPTQPANSVRATYQPQSKRPSPSQSVAMPAAPSFHQHDRQNNSTEDCGSSRTIVPPAASSAGPLSPGIPSESFVFPIRSVFQGMVHSDSSNSMIDGHCQRNQDSLQRSISNNSNPLRSSAFSDARRLSTDAAESLHDEPDADIQTIAQMLQQDKDTSLKRKGKQQPGVVTFVGKAERDRSGSGGRKILGTFSPDASGHLGNLASMNTNSDSEHRKQQDAPDSPRFGEGLNDSLELSHESGRAVQQGAQTDLPTTVQRSSTLEGKIPTSGHMETSFSNHLHFPPEHYSGQRERRFSTVNKVNPPSRNSPSHLADTSHPPNPEMQHPLPQHNTQRQHLQTAEKNKRTSSHGSRTSLEVDESGMRSLISDMSGIVLLGEAGSLSSMGGSGASGFKGIIGGSGTTGTGDSASIGSAHATGSRGQGDERQPTSTSLAAQHRHKRQASRQDSVRSFIRSQACTTNLQDPNAPTPSPMPSSSHLPGDSQDIAVSMEDSANNEKLREQQQEEEEAREDGNEENEQVGQPVTAAEDADEPAVTMRFEHVATEEGHHIVAGREGKLRRCQDEPITTPGAVQGFGVLMVLEEDYETGNLAICQVSEVRTFVTETILRDTLEYLPESCGESNNVEDSGPSIFLLSGYGEPGSDVKEDGIVGDPEAEVRSIPSSAGGKRKEWTCWVAAHRPEHRGWNKVDEKGEPLPPPDWIILEFELERDVYNPLVHPSENAKISTATADSTSQSLNPESAAAPAFASGSNPNTNTLSASTRSGERALDSLASTLARDRVGVPAGLGSGASSSDASPPDSGSSTSDLTRVPEQEERMGLDGLEMHIPLEKILQSTTNHASPLRALERMRGTANHASNETRSRERGRGRGGRQRPIRRKSGGTGAMDIFAVLGQINDQLGTAPDLDTFLKVAVGLMQDICGFHRVLIYQFDEQMNGLVVSELVEWGKTTDLYMGLRFPATDIPPQARELYKINKVRMLYDRSQTTARIVLRNKEDLDQPLDMTHCYLRAMSPIHLKYLGNMSVRSSMSVSIMAFGQLWGLIACHSYGQHGMRVSFPVRQMLRILSDSISRNIERLSYAQRLRTRKLISTVPDRSHPTGYIISNAGDLLQIFGADAGLLVIGDGCKLLGRTEQGQAMLAIAEYLRIMRFDNLKASSSIKRDFPDLVLPRASDTIAGLLYVPLTAKAGQDFIVFLRKGQVREVQWAGKPYKDDKASEEASLEPRKSFKAWTETVTGCSRSWTDDELESAGVLALIYGKFIHVWREKQTAMASNQLTAILLSNTSHAVRTPLSQIINTLELALAGNIDDDVRKMLENSHQASRALLFHVHDLLDLTRIETGNETAFNDPFDIRQSISDAVRLYQTELARRGLEFRVNMAEDLPQYVIGDSRKIKTVVSNLVANSVKFTEKGFIEVYCGIHRAADGGSSQASVGESKEGNTVTVEIVISDSGCGIPKVQLEEMFVTLEGAEPLQKDTGVGLGLAVVARIVEQFEGQLRAESEIGVGTKFYFSLPMIAHQTGRPSSRQSSHNSRNANSSQLRTRTGSSGSKSESVVSLRSDGSGVPEIVSFVQDFSSSHLPALVGDDDQRLLEAQERMSKPGTFPVTDSSYPIRATKINTEDQHVKSAKPKKLRFTAIGSLKCSDSTTTSKASSASQSSTFSRPSSSSVQGPKRNKKGPNGETVMRVMVVEDDPINSQILQKRLKMDKHAVIAVTNGQEAVDLLEKDRDIDAILMDIQMPIMDGRTSAKEIRKLEARTPHPDNIEPFKVDGRTPIFAVSASLYEDDRANLAENFDGWLLKPLDFSRVRAILEGLENSDKRAAEVYRQGNWERGGYLKAAPPPALCAASTPSTTSSCTSTS